A genomic stretch from Erigeron canadensis isolate Cc75 chromosome 9, C_canadensis_v1, whole genome shotgun sequence includes:
- the LOC122581204 gene encoding uncharacterized protein At3g49140 isoform X2: MVIASPQLISIGPSSCGFCHSEGVGCSTSYGVTSNWTRSTEIPKASDNFESRYKNTFLGDSQFSWWHIGRKNCMSKVSVAADYPDSVPESSSYVSKNGYHPLEEVKNNKRVRETKLTGAEIAKTTVEANSSALLIFPGTIHSEPHEHISWAEYPYVIDDGGDIYFRVPDDANIMQDPEASNPVNVLFGMDLPLFENQLLSAPESHISDNSVDDIPIFDDYYEDEGPDMLGSFMEWGIPIASAGVHPIYFAKCLTKAANMEYSRKMDHPSNGVSIMGCLSPAYVDEELYLRRLFSDADGDDYDHNWKDEESSYDASVFYRLEVMRIELFSVYGVQSPINIQDFRDAEPDILVHSIPDIIAHFGDNTMDCNVALRSLCKKNGFHVEEANIIGVDSLGMDVRLFTGHEVRTHRFPFKIRATSETAAEKQIQQLLFPRARRKRLTRTRADATRQME; the protein is encoded by the exons ATGGTGATTGCATCACCTCAGCTTATTTCCATTG GTCCTTCTTCCTGCGGTTTTTGTCATTCTGAAGGTGTTGGTTGCTCTACATCTTATGGAGTCACTAGCAATTGGACGAGATCTACAGAGATCCCAAAAGCTTCGGATAATTTTGAATCAAG ATACAAGAATACGTTTCTTGGAGATTCCCAATTTAGTTGGTGGCATATTGGTCGTAAAAATTGCATGTCCAAAGTTTCAGTTGCTGCAGATTATCCAGATTCAGTCCCGGAATCATCTAGTTATGTCTCAAAGAATGGATATCATCCACTTGAAGAagtcaaaaataataaaagagttCGTGAAACTAAATTGACTGGTGCAGAGATTGCAAAAACGACTGTTGAG GCTAACAGCAGTGCCCTGTTGATATTCCCTGGTACTATACACTCTGAACCACATGAGCACATCTCATGGGCAGAATATCCGTATGTAATTGACGATGGAGGAG ATATATACTTCCGAGTCCCTGATGATGCAAACATCATGCAAGATCCTGAAGCAAGTAACCCAGTT AATGTCTTATTTGGAATGGACCTGCCACTTTTTGAGAATCAACTGTTATCTGCTCCTGAGAGTCATATTTCTGATAACTCTGTCGATGACATTCCTATCTTTGATGATTACTATGAG gATGAGGGGCCTGACATGTTGGGTAGCTTTATGGAGTGGGGTATACCGATTGCTTCTGCTGGGGTACATCCCATTTATTTTGCCAAGTGTTTGACAAAG GCCGCTAATATGGAGTATTCTAGAAAGATGGATCATCCCTCAAATGGGGTTTCGATTATGGGATGCCTCAGTCCTGCTTATGTTGACGAAGAGTTATATCTACGGAGGCTCTTCAGTGATGCAGATGGTGATGACTATGACCACAACTGGAAAG ATGAAGAATCAAGCTACGATGCCTCAGTTTTTTACAGACTGGAAGTCATGAGAATAGAGTTGTTCTCTGTGTATGGTGTTCAG TCCCCAATAAATATACAAGATTTTAGAGACGCTGAACCTGATATTCTTGTACATTCGATTCCCGATATCATTGCACATTTCGGGGACAATACAATGGATTGTAATGTCGCACTTCGATCTCTATGCAAAAAGAACGGATTTCACGTTGAG GAAGCAAATATAATTGGTGTTGATAGTCTTGGCATGGATGTTAGACTTTTCACTGGGCATGAAGTTCGAACTCATCGTTTCCCCTTCAAGATTCGG GCAACATCGGAAACAGCTGCAGAAAAACAGATTCAACAGCTTTTGTTTCCCAGAGCAAGGCGCAAACGGCTAACCAGGACTCGGGCTGATGCAACTAGGCAAATGGAATGA
- the LOC122581204 gene encoding uncharacterized protein At3g49140 isoform X1: MVIASPQLISIGPSSCGFCHSEGVGCSTSYGVTSNWTRSTEIPKASDNFESRFRYKNTFLGDSQFSWWHIGRKNCMSKVSVAADYPDSVPESSSYVSKNGYHPLEEVKNNKRVRETKLTGAEIAKTTVEANSSALLIFPGTIHSEPHEHISWAEYPYVIDDGGDIYFRVPDDANIMQDPEASNPVNVLFGMDLPLFENQLLSAPESHISDNSVDDIPIFDDYYEDEGPDMLGSFMEWGIPIASAGVHPIYFAKCLTKAANMEYSRKMDHPSNGVSIMGCLSPAYVDEELYLRRLFSDADGDDYDHNWKDEESSYDASVFYRLEVMRIELFSVYGVQSPINIQDFRDAEPDILVHSIPDIIAHFGDNTMDCNVALRSLCKKNGFHVEEANIIGVDSLGMDVRLFTGHEVRTHRFPFKIRATSETAAEKQIQQLLFPRARRKRLTRTRADATRQME; the protein is encoded by the exons ATGGTGATTGCATCACCTCAGCTTATTTCCATTG GTCCTTCTTCCTGCGGTTTTTGTCATTCTGAAGGTGTTGGTTGCTCTACATCTTATGGAGTCACTAGCAATTGGACGAGATCTACAGAGATCCCAAAAGCTTCGGATAATTTTGAATCAAG ATTCAGATACAAGAATACGTTTCTTGGAGATTCCCAATTTAGTTGGTGGCATATTGGTCGTAAAAATTGCATGTCCAAAGTTTCAGTTGCTGCAGATTATCCAGATTCAGTCCCGGAATCATCTAGTTATGTCTCAAAGAATGGATATCATCCACTTGAAGAagtcaaaaataataaaagagttCGTGAAACTAAATTGACTGGTGCAGAGATTGCAAAAACGACTGTTGAG GCTAACAGCAGTGCCCTGTTGATATTCCCTGGTACTATACACTCTGAACCACATGAGCACATCTCATGGGCAGAATATCCGTATGTAATTGACGATGGAGGAG ATATATACTTCCGAGTCCCTGATGATGCAAACATCATGCAAGATCCTGAAGCAAGTAACCCAGTT AATGTCTTATTTGGAATGGACCTGCCACTTTTTGAGAATCAACTGTTATCTGCTCCTGAGAGTCATATTTCTGATAACTCTGTCGATGACATTCCTATCTTTGATGATTACTATGAG gATGAGGGGCCTGACATGTTGGGTAGCTTTATGGAGTGGGGTATACCGATTGCTTCTGCTGGGGTACATCCCATTTATTTTGCCAAGTGTTTGACAAAG GCCGCTAATATGGAGTATTCTAGAAAGATGGATCATCCCTCAAATGGGGTTTCGATTATGGGATGCCTCAGTCCTGCTTATGTTGACGAAGAGTTATATCTACGGAGGCTCTTCAGTGATGCAGATGGTGATGACTATGACCACAACTGGAAAG ATGAAGAATCAAGCTACGATGCCTCAGTTTTTTACAGACTGGAAGTCATGAGAATAGAGTTGTTCTCTGTGTATGGTGTTCAG TCCCCAATAAATATACAAGATTTTAGAGACGCTGAACCTGATATTCTTGTACATTCGATTCCCGATATCATTGCACATTTCGGGGACAATACAATGGATTGTAATGTCGCACTTCGATCTCTATGCAAAAAGAACGGATTTCACGTTGAG GAAGCAAATATAATTGGTGTTGATAGTCTTGGCATGGATGTTAGACTTTTCACTGGGCATGAAGTTCGAACTCATCGTTTCCCCTTCAAGATTCGG GCAACATCGGAAACAGCTGCAGAAAAACAGATTCAACAGCTTTTGTTTCCCAGAGCAAGGCGCAAACGGCTAACCAGGACTCGGGCTGATGCAACTAGGCAAATGGAATGA